Proteins co-encoded in one Paenibacillus sp. genomic window:
- a CDS encoding PQQ-dependent sugar dehydrogenase → MLLIPWKLLALLAAAGLAGGCFGVAEAPPPPAAPLPAAGTPTPAKEAAQEPVEAGVRTLAEKLRTPWAIEFAGDAIYISEREGSIVRIEQNGTAERKPVRLKEAAYPTGEAGFLGFVLAPDFAESKSAFAYHTYEQGGRALNRVVRLEERETEWVETGTLLEGIPGARVHDGGRMAFGPDGMLYVTTGDAGEEELAQDLDSLAGKILRIGPAGAVPEDNPFPGSYVYSYGHRNPQGLAWTADGIMYAAEHGPSGQPGGHDEINVIRPGGNYGWPHVYGDAEQQGMIGPLYHSGEPPAIAPSGIAADETGRLYLATLRGETLFRFDPKTQELVPVLQGEGRLRDVAIRGEYLYVLTNNTDGRGTPAANDDRLLRLPLPK, encoded by the coding sequence ATGCTGCTGATACCGTGGAAGCTGCTGGCGCTGCTCGCGGCGGCGGGGCTTGCGGGCGGCTGCTTCGGCGTCGCCGAAGCTCCGCCGCCGCCTGCCGCGCCGTTGCCGGCGGCGGGAACGCCGACGCCGGCGAAGGAGGCCGCGCAGGAGCCGGTCGAGGCGGGCGTTCGGACGCTCGCAGAGAAGCTTCGCACGCCGTGGGCGATCGAGTTCGCGGGCGACGCGATCTACATCAGCGAACGGGAAGGCAGTATCGTGCGCATCGAACAGAACGGAACGGCGGAGCGCAAGCCGGTCCGGTTGAAGGAAGCCGCCTATCCGACGGGCGAGGCGGGCTTCCTCGGGTTCGTCCTGGCGCCGGATTTCGCCGAATCGAAGTCGGCGTTCGCTTACCACACGTACGAGCAAGGCGGACGCGCGCTGAACCGCGTCGTCCGGCTGGAGGAGCGCGAGACGGAATGGGTCGAGACGGGCACGCTGCTCGAAGGCATTCCGGGCGCGCGCGTGCACGACGGAGGCCGGATGGCGTTCGGGCCGGACGGCATGCTGTACGTCACGACGGGCGACGCGGGCGAAGAAGAGCTGGCGCAGGACTTGGACAGCCTCGCTGGAAAAATTTTGCGGATCGGCCCCGCCGGCGCCGTGCCCGAGGACAACCCGTTCCCGGGCTCGTACGTGTATTCGTACGGCCATCGCAATCCGCAGGGGCTCGCCTGGACCGCGGACGGCATCATGTATGCCGCGGAGCACGGGCCGTCCGGCCAGCCGGGCGGGCATGACGAAATCAACGTCATCCGCCCCGGCGGCAACTACGGCTGGCCGCATGTGTACGGCGACGCCGAACAACAAGGAATGATCGGGCCGCTGTACCATTCCGGCGAGCCGCCGGCGATCGCGCCTTCCGGCATCGCGGCGGACGAGACAGGTCGGCTGTACCTGGCGACGCTGCGCGGCGAAACGCTGTTCCGCTTCGACCCGAAGACGCAGGAGCTTGTCCCCGTGCTGCAAGGCGAGGGCAGGCTGCGCGACGTCGCCATCCGCGGCGAATACCTCTACGTGCTGACGAACAACACGGACGGCCGCGGCACGCCCGCGGCGAACGACGACCGGCTGCTCCGCCTGCCGCTGCCGAAGTAA
- a CDS encoding AraC family transcriptional regulator, with the protein MPPKSTYAVVSNPDPDEALPSLQVLFSGRSQTKPGHRLGPKVFDHFLIHYIESGRGTYAVEGREYALEAGDSFVIYPEALVSYAADEADPWQYRWIAFKGSDAAALVEAAGIAPDAPTVRTAADARVGRWFERVMRAFREGLQGVNLRANGCLQLLLAEYADARGAGEAPDAARAGAADGGPGAALVRQAIHYMTTQYAEPITIELMAESLGYNRAYLSRTFKERTGVSPIVFLSRLRLDRARRLLRERLELTVEQVASSVGFADALYFSKQFRRAYGETPTAYRARFRDGLKP; encoded by the coding sequence GTGCCCCCGAAATCGACCTACGCCGTCGTGTCCAACCCGGATCCCGACGAAGCGCTTCCTTCGCTGCAGGTGCTGTTTTCCGGACGCAGCCAAACGAAGCCCGGGCACCGGCTCGGACCGAAAGTGTTCGACCATTTTCTGATCCATTACATAGAAAGCGGCAGAGGTACATATGCGGTGGAAGGGCGCGAATACGCGCTGGAGGCGGGAGACAGCTTCGTTATTTACCCGGAGGCGCTGGTCAGCTACGCCGCGGACGAAGCCGATCCTTGGCAGTATCGGTGGATCGCCTTCAAGGGGAGCGACGCGGCCGCGCTCGTCGAGGCGGCCGGCATCGCGCCGGACGCGCCGACGGTGCGAACCGCCGCCGACGCGCGCGTAGGACGCTGGTTCGAGCGCGTCATGCGCGCGTTCCGCGAAGGCCTGCAGGGCGTCAACCTGCGGGCGAACGGCTGCCTGCAGCTGCTGCTCGCCGAATACGCGGACGCGCGCGGCGCCGGGGAAGCGCCGGACGCAGCGCGCGCCGGAGCCGCCGACGGCGGACCCGGCGCGGCGCTCGTCCGGCAGGCGATTCATTACATGACGACCCAGTACGCGGAGCCGATCACCATCGAGCTGATGGCGGAGAGCCTAGGCTACAACCGGGCGTATTTGTCGCGAACGTTCAAGGAGCGGACGGGGGTCAGCCCGATCGTGTTCCTGTCGCGCCTGCGGCTCGACCGGGCCAGACGGCTGCTGCGCGAGCGGCTCGAGCTGACGGTCGAGCAGGTCGCCTCGTCCGTCGGCTTCGCGGACGCGCTGTATTTCTCGAAGCAGTTTCGCCGCGCATACGGCGAAACGCCGACCGCGTACCGGGCGCGCTTCCGCGACGGGTTGAAGCCGTAA
- a CDS encoding galactokinase, whose amino-acid sequence MEELRQLQDEFIRLYGGGEEGIAAFHAPGRVNLIGEHTDYNGGYVFPAALTFGTALLIRPRDDRRIGLASLNFPGPVKHFSIDELAYDEADDWMNYPKGVAAFLQEEGHRFQRGYDLLFSGKIPNGAGLSSSASIEVVTGFGLLAMEGKENIDTVQLSLLAQKVENRFIGVNCGIMDQFAVANGKKDHAILLMCDTLEYELVPFNSGAYKVVIANTNKRRGLVDSEYNTRRAQCEQAVRDLQTRLPGLKLLGELTIEQFEANKHAIEDDIVRKRAQHVVEEIDRVKRAVAALKEDDLAGFGRLMNGSHESLRDLYEVSCEELDTLVEEARAIPGTLGSRMTGGGFGGCTVSLVHEDSIEGFQRQVGENYKKRTGLTASFYVADIGDGVKAWRF is encoded by the coding sequence ATGGAGGAGTTACGGCAACTGCAGGACGAATTCATCCGGCTGTACGGGGGCGGCGAAGAAGGAATCGCGGCGTTCCATGCGCCGGGACGCGTCAACTTGATCGGCGAGCATACGGACTACAACGGGGGATACGTGTTCCCCGCGGCGCTGACGTTCGGCACCGCGCTGCTGATCCGGCCGCGCGACGACCGAAGAATCGGACTGGCATCCCTGAATTTTCCGGGGCCGGTGAAACATTTTTCCATAGATGAACTCGCATACGACGAAGCCGACGACTGGATGAATTACCCGAAAGGCGTCGCCGCGTTCCTCCAAGAAGAAGGGCATCGGTTCCAGCGCGGATACGACCTGCTGTTCTCCGGCAAAATTCCGAACGGCGCCGGGTTGTCTTCCTCCGCTTCGATCGAAGTGGTGACGGGCTTCGGGCTGCTTGCGATGGAAGGCAAGGAGAACATCGACACCGTGCAGCTGTCGCTGCTCGCGCAGAAGGTAGAAAACCGGTTCATCGGCGTCAACTGCGGCATCATGGACCAGTTCGCGGTCGCCAACGGCAAGAAGGACCACGCGATCCTGCTCATGTGCGACACGCTCGAATACGAGCTCGTGCCGTTCAACAGCGGGGCGTACAAGGTCGTCATCGCGAACACGAACAAACGGCGCGGTCTCGTCGACTCCGAATACAATACGCGGCGCGCGCAGTGCGAGCAGGCGGTGCGGGATTTGCAGACGCGCCTTCCGGGGCTCAAGCTGCTCGGCGAGCTGACGATCGAGCAGTTCGAAGCAAACAAGCACGCAATCGAGGACGACATCGTCCGGAAGCGGGCGCAGCACGTCGTCGAGGAAATCGACCGCGTCAAGCGGGCGGTGGCGGCGCTCAAGGAAGACGATCTCGCGGGCTTCGGCCGGTTGATGAACGGATCGCACGAAAGCTTGCGCGACTTGTACGAGGTCAGCTGCGAGGAGCTCGACACGCTGGTGGAAGAGGCGCGCGCCATTCCCGGTACGCTCGGCTCGCGCATGACGGGCGGCGGCTTCGGCGGCTGCACCGTGTCGCTCGTGCATGAGGACTCTATTGAAGGATTCCAGCGCCAAGTCGGCGAAAATTATAAGAAACGTACAGGATTGACGGCGTCGTTCTACGTCGCCGATATCGGAGACGGGGTGAAAGCATGGCGGTTTTAG
- the galE gene encoding UDP-glucose 4-epimerase GalE: MAVLVTGGAGYIGSHTVAELLALGEDVVVVDSLETGHKEAVLGGKLYVCDLRDEAAMRKVFAENDIDAVIHFAANSLVGESMTNPGKYYHNNVYGTLCLLERMVEAGVKRIVFSSTAATYGNPERVPIEESDRTEPTNAYGETKLAMERMMRWFDTAHGIKFVSLRYFNAAGAHENGLIGEDHKPETHLIPLVLQVALGQREAIAMFGDDYPTPDGTCIRDYIHVQDLADAHVLAVKKLREGTGSAVYNLGNGRGYTVREVVEAARRVTGHPIPAKVEARRAGDPAVLVASSARTVAELGWNPKRASLEDIIASAWAWHQAHPNGYGGGERS; the protein is encoded by the coding sequence ATGGCGGTTTTAGTGACGGGTGGCGCAGGGTATATCGGCTCGCACACGGTGGCGGAGCTGCTTGCGCTCGGAGAGGACGTCGTCGTCGTCGACAGCTTGGAGACGGGGCATAAGGAAGCGGTCCTTGGCGGGAAGCTGTACGTGTGCGACCTGCGCGACGAAGCGGCGATGCGAAAGGTGTTCGCGGAGAACGACATCGACGCGGTCATCCATTTCGCGGCGAACTCGCTCGTCGGGGAGAGCATGACGAATCCGGGAAAATATTATCACAACAACGTGTACGGCACGCTGTGCCTGCTCGAGCGGATGGTGGAAGCCGGCGTGAAGCGAATCGTCTTCTCGTCGACGGCGGCGACGTACGGCAATCCGGAGCGGGTGCCGATCGAAGAGAGCGACCGGACGGAGCCGACGAACGCGTACGGCGAAACGAAGCTCGCGATGGAGCGCATGATGCGCTGGTTCGATACGGCGCACGGGATCAAATTCGTGTCGCTGCGCTACTTCAACGCGGCGGGCGCCCACGAGAACGGGCTGATCGGCGAAGACCACAAGCCGGAGACGCATCTCATACCGCTCGTGCTGCAGGTCGCGCTCGGACAGCGCGAGGCGATCGCGATGTTCGGCGACGATTATCCGACGCCGGACGGCACGTGCATCCGCGACTACATCCACGTGCAGGATTTGGCGGACGCGCATGTGCTCGCGGTGAAGAAGCTGCGCGAGGGCACAGGCAGCGCAGTCTATAACCTCGGCAACGGCCGCGGCTACACGGTGCGCGAGGTCGTCGAAGCGGCGCGCCGGGTGACCGGCCATCCGATTCCGGCCAAGGTGGAAGCGCGGCGCGCGGGCGACCCGGCGGTGCTCGTCGCTTCGTCGGCGCGCACGGTCGCCGAGCTCGGCTGGAATCCGAAGCGCGCGTCGCTCGAGGACATTATCGCGAGCGCATGGGCTTGGCATCAGGCGCATCCGAACGGGTACGGCGGAGGCGAGCGGTCATGA
- a CDS encoding UDP-glucose--hexose-1-phosphate uridylyltransferase has product MTAPRVDAAYEVERLLRFALQKRLLESFDVAFARNALLETLRLPEPHEGPMPEEALSDPYEPLSRLADYAAAEGLLEADTFTHRDLFETRLMGFLTPRPSEVVREFRGILSAEGVEAATDRFYAMSIDSAYIRMDRIRKNLYWRTTTDFGELEITVNLTKPEKDPREIALLKTAPAVAYPKCLLCADNVGYPGRLNHPARQNLRVLPLAIGGEDWHFQYSPYVYYNEHCIVLHGRHVPMQISDKTFDRLFDFLDQFPHYFIGSNADLPIVGGSILNHDHFQGGRHVFPEERAPLTRTFANPAFPDVRAGLVRWPMSVVRLSSPNRAQLHAAASAMLAAWRGYSDESVGVLAFTGDTPHNTITPIARRKPDGAYELDLVLRNNRTSDEHPEGIFHPHRELHHVKKENIGLIEVMGLAVLPGRLKDELGGIAALLTGRTADRGWVTDEAHPLHKHAEWIRRLLAAHGTSLGEAEAERLLQDEVGRIFLNVLTHAGVFKQDAQGQAAFAAFLQSIGYR; this is encoded by the coding sequence ATGACGGCGCCGCGGGTCGACGCCGCGTACGAGGTCGAGCGGCTCCTGCGGTTCGCCCTGCAGAAGCGGCTGCTCGAATCGTTCGACGTCGCCTTCGCGCGCAACGCCCTGCTCGAGACGCTGCGTCTCCCCGAGCCGCACGAGGGACCGATGCCGGAGGAGGCGCTGAGCGACCCGTACGAACCTCTCTCGCGCCTCGCCGATTATGCGGCGGCGGAAGGGCTGCTCGAAGCGGATACGTTCACGCACCGCGATTTGTTCGAGACGCGGCTGATGGGCTTCTTGACGCCACGGCCGTCCGAGGTGGTGCGCGAATTCCGCGGCATCCTGTCCGCCGAAGGCGTCGAAGCGGCGACGGACCGGTTTTACGCGATGTCGATCGACTCGGCGTACATTCGGATGGACCGCATCCGGAAGAACTTGTATTGGCGTACGACGACCGACTTCGGCGAGCTCGAGATCACGGTCAACCTGACGAAGCCGGAGAAAGATCCGCGCGAAATCGCGCTGCTGAAGACGGCGCCGGCGGTCGCTTACCCGAAATGCTTGCTGTGCGCGGACAACGTCGGCTACCCGGGGCGGCTCAATCACCCGGCGCGCCAAAACCTGCGCGTGCTGCCGCTTGCGATCGGCGGCGAAGACTGGCATTTCCAATACTCGCCTTACGTGTACTACAATGAGCACTGCATCGTGCTGCACGGCCGGCACGTGCCGATGCAAATCAGCGACAAGACGTTCGACCGGCTGTTCGATTTCTTGGACCAATTCCCGCATTATTTCATCGGCTCCAATGCGGATTTGCCGATCGTCGGCGGCTCGATCCTGAACCACGACCACTTCCAGGGCGGCCGCCACGTGTTCCCGGAGGAGCGGGCGCCGCTGACGCGAACGTTCGCGAATCCGGCGTTTCCGGACGTGCGAGCGGGGCTCGTGCGGTGGCCGATGTCGGTCGTCCGGCTGTCGTCGCCGAACCGCGCGCAGCTCCACGCGGCCGCTTCGGCTATGCTCGCCGCCTGGCGCGGGTATTCGGACGAATCCGTCGGCGTTCTCGCCTTCACCGGCGATACGCCGCACAACACGATTACGCCGATCGCGCGGCGGAAGCCGGACGGCGCCTACGAGCTCGATCTCGTGCTGCGCAACAACCGCACGAGCGACGAGCATCCGGAAGGCATCTTCCACCCGCACCGCGAGCTGCATCACGTGAAGAAGGAAAACATCGGCCTCATCGAGGTCATGGGGCTCGCCGTGCTGCCCGGCCGTCTGAAGGATGAGCTCGGCGGCATCGCCGCGCTGCTGACGGGGCGTACCGCGGACCGCGGCTGGGTGACGGACGAAGCGCACCCGCTCCATAAGCACGCCGAATGGATCCGGCGGCTGCTGGCGGCGCACGGGACGTCGCTCGGCGAAGCGGAGGCGGAACGGCTGCTGCAGGACGAGGTCGGACGCATTTTCTTGAACGTGCTGACGCATGCCGGCGTGTTCAAGCAGGACGCGCAGGGGCAGGCGGCGTTCGCCGCGTTCCTGCAGTCGATCGGGTATCGATAA
- a CDS encoding CPBP family intramembrane glutamic endopeptidase, giving the protein MLKALGKVAFAAVVFLALNVIVSIPLGIVGGIIAAMQSAGPLTAESITELMMSHPLLKTAAFSLSAAAGVGTAALLYHTMEKDRSWSLGWKQERWFPKLVAGLVWGAALITLCYLIVLSLGGIRVAGTGEGGALALLLALDVIVFAAVAIGEETFSRGYVYGVVKRQGGIAAAVAVSSLLFALLHANNAAVFETPFPMLNLTLAGVMLALFREWSGGLWLPIGVHLTWNYFQGDVLGMAVSGVRTPSLLEVDILDPFLAGGDFGLEGSFVTTLVMLAVSAWLWLRIRRRSRLQNG; this is encoded by the coding sequence TTGCTCAAAGCATTAGGCAAGGTCGCGTTCGCCGCCGTCGTATTCCTCGCGCTGAACGTGATCGTCAGCATCCCGCTCGGCATCGTCGGGGGCATTATCGCCGCGATGCAATCCGCGGGGCCGCTGACGGCGGAATCCATCACGGAGCTAATGATGAGCCATCCGCTGCTGAAAACCGCCGCCTTCTCGTTGAGCGCCGCGGCCGGCGTCGGCACGGCGGCGCTGCTGTATCATACGATGGAGAAGGACCGGTCGTGGTCGCTCGGATGGAAGCAGGAACGCTGGTTCCCGAAGCTCGTGGCCGGTTTGGTTTGGGGCGCCGCACTGATTACGCTATGTTATCTGATCGTATTGTCGCTCGGCGGCATCCGCGTCGCCGGAACCGGCGAAGGCGGCGCGCTGGCGCTGCTGCTCGCGCTCGACGTCATCGTGTTCGCCGCCGTGGCGATCGGCGAGGAGACGTTCAGCCGCGGTTACGTGTACGGCGTCGTGAAGCGGCAGGGCGGCATCGCGGCCGCGGTCGCCGTGTCTTCGCTGCTGTTCGCGCTGCTGCATGCGAATAACGCCGCCGTCTTCGAGACGCCGTTTCCGATGCTGAATCTGACGCTGGCGGGCGTCATGCTGGCGCTGTTCCGCGAATGGAGCGGCGGTCTGTGGCTGCCGATCGGCGTCCATCTGACGTGGAACTATTTCCAAGGCGACGTGCTCGGCATGGCGGTGTCGGGCGTGCGGACGCCGTCGCTGCTCGAGGTCGACATTCTGGATCCGTTCCTCGCGGGCGGCGACTTCGGGCTCGAAGGCAGCTTCGTCACGACGCTCGTGATGCTCGCCGTATCGGCGTGGCTGTGGCTGCGCATCCGGCGGCGGAGCCGGCTTCAGAATGGATGA
- a CDS encoding LLM class flavin-dependent oxidoreductase yields the protein MVRLSVLDQTHVPEGRTPGDALRETTALAQAADRLGYTRYWVSEHHGMPSLGHSSPEVLLAHLGAHTSRIRLGSGGVMLPHYSPYKVAENFRLLEALHPGRIDVGLGRAPGGMPIASRALQEGKLVEIDRYPDQVADLIGYLHDDLPEGHPFARLKAAPVIDTAPDVWLLGSSDESARIAARMGLAYGFAQFFGVTEGERAMRIYREEFRPSAWNAAPRSLAAVLVVCGETEEEANRLALSTDLFFLRLELGLELNHLPSVDTAMDYPYTEYDLYRIRLGRERRFVGTPEKVKASLLEAGERYRTDEFMVVSPIHDPEARIRSYELLAGAFGIGGLK from the coding sequence ATGGTACGTTTAAGCGTGTTGGATCAAACTCACGTGCCGGAAGGAAGGACGCCGGGCGACGCGCTCCGGGAAACGACGGCGCTCGCTCAAGCCGCCGACCGCCTCGGCTACACCCGGTATTGGGTGTCGGAGCACCACGGCATGCCGTCGCTCGGGCATTCCAGTCCGGAGGTGCTGCTGGCCCATCTCGGCGCGCATACGTCGCGCATCCGGCTCGGCTCGGGCGGCGTCATGCTGCCCCATTACAGCCCGTACAAGGTCGCGGAAAATTTCCGGCTGCTCGAAGCGCTGCATCCCGGCCGCATCGACGTCGGCCTCGGGAGAGCGCCGGGCGGCATGCCGATCGCCTCGCGGGCGCTGCAGGAGGGCAAATTGGTCGAAATCGACCGTTATCCGGACCAGGTAGCCGATCTGATCGGCTACCTGCATGACGATTTGCCGGAGGGGCACCCGTTCGCGCGGCTCAAGGCGGCGCCCGTCATCGATACGGCGCCCGACGTGTGGCTGCTCGGCTCGAGCGACGAGAGCGCGCGCATCGCCGCCCGGATGGGGCTCGCGTACGGCTTCGCGCAGTTCTTCGGCGTCACCGAAGGCGAACGGGCGATGCGCATCTATCGCGAAGAGTTCCGTCCGTCCGCTTGGAACGCCGCGCCGCGCTCCCTCGCCGCCGTGCTCGTCGTCTGCGGCGAGACGGAGGAAGAAGCGAACCGGCTCGCCCTGAGCACCGATTTGTTCTTCCTCCGGCTCGAGCTGGGCCTCGAGCTGAACCATCTGCCGTCCGTCGACACGGCGATGGATTATCCGTACACCGAGTACGATCTGTACCGCATTCGCCTTGGCCGCGAGCGCCGGTTCGTCGGCACGCCGGAGAAGGTGAAGGCCTCGCTGCTCGAGGCGGGCGAGCGGTACCGGACGGACGAATTCATGGTCGTCTCCCCGATCCACGATCCAGAGGCGCGCATTCGCTCCTACGAGCTGCTGGCCGGCGCGTTCGGCATCGGCGGCTTGAAGTGA